One window of the Dreissena polymorpha isolate Duluth1 chromosome 5, UMN_Dpol_1.0, whole genome shotgun sequence genome contains the following:
- the LOC127831373 gene encoding MHC class II regulatory factor RFX1-like: MSGGGCGGGGGGNGGGGGGGGSGGGWSRGKGGFQIQAEDIEFSVTHNIVPGADEDNNDEGFGVSSVVDSWEYLIHVEKRPLVKIVRLAFLLTTSQATSLYRALKHFLDDLAGNLPISGAEAFPSDDLAGNLPISGAEAFPCTESRV; the protein is encoded by the exons ATGAGTGGAGGTGGttgtggcggcggcggtggtggtaacggcggcggcggtggtggagGCGGTAGTGGCGGCGGCTGGAGCCGCGGTAAAGGAGGTTTCCAAATTCAGGCAGAAGACATCGAATTTTCAGTTACCCATAACATTGTTCCGGGGGCGGATGAAGACAACAATGATGAAGGATTCGGTGTTTC GTCCGTTGTGGACAGCTGGGAGTATCTCATCCATGTAGAGAAACGTCCACTCGTTAAAATTGTCCGTTTAGCTTTCCTTCTGACGACCTCGCAGGCAACCTCCCTATATCGGGCGCTGAAGCATTTCCTTGACGACCTCGCAGGCAACCTCCCTATATCGGGCGCTGAAGCATTTCCTTCTGACGACCTCGCAGGCAACCTCCCTATATCGGGCGCTGAAGCATTTCCTTGCACAGAAAGTCGTGTCTGA